A single window of Brevundimonas naejangsanensis DNA harbors:
- a CDS encoding tetratricopeptide repeat protein, translating to MSDLFRSDNVVVRSVPASDLSRWVVTFDNYGIGHGFDRPGFGEEFLRNAGISAIHVMGVREDWYQYPEMPAAMQAVRQATAGAERVMTYGSSMGGYAALRFADAAGANAVLAISPQYSIDPKKAPFEKRWLQDSQRIRWLPGIDGRIVCQVRPVVVFDPSKEDGLQIALIQRDIDIVPIRLHHVSHPATTYLGEVGLLKGLVLQTLSGELEADTFALKARRLRRTSGVYVSNLALNQPEHRRELALSLARRSVEVSPGSPLASMALAKLLSRAGRHDEAVEQFERIMDATNRDPNYLVPYTEVLFAGGRHPEALAHAREAVEAMPHLAHLHAWESALLWAGSENTAAVAALERAIALDPHRKRYRKLMRTYRREIRLHAIIRAKSVARRWIVRLARALSRTRTSSAALDQDADRGRGEA from the coding sequence ATGTCTGACCTTTTCCGCAGCGACAATGTCGTCGTCCGCAGCGTCCCTGCTTCGGACCTCAGCCGCTGGGTGGTCACGTTCGACAACTACGGGATCGGCCACGGGTTCGATCGCCCCGGCTTCGGCGAGGAGTTCCTGCGCAACGCAGGCATCTCCGCCATCCATGTGATGGGCGTGCGCGAGGACTGGTATCAATACCCTGAGATGCCGGCCGCCATGCAGGCCGTGCGTCAGGCGACGGCGGGCGCGGAACGGGTCATGACCTATGGCTCCAGCATGGGCGGCTATGCGGCCCTGCGCTTCGCCGACGCCGCCGGCGCCAACGCCGTGCTTGCGATCTCGCCGCAGTATTCGATCGACCCAAAGAAGGCGCCTTTCGAGAAGCGGTGGCTGCAGGACAGTCAGCGGATTCGCTGGCTGCCCGGGATCGATGGCCGCATCGTCTGCCAGGTTCGGCCGGTGGTGGTGTTCGATCCCTCCAAGGAGGACGGTCTGCAGATCGCTCTGATCCAGCGCGATATCGACATCGTGCCGATTCGCCTTCACCACGTCTCTCATCCCGCCACCACCTATCTGGGCGAGGTCGGGCTTCTTAAGGGTCTGGTTCTCCAAACCCTGTCGGGTGAGTTGGAGGCCGACACGTTCGCTCTCAAGGCGCGCCGCCTGCGGCGCACGAGTGGGGTCTACGTGTCGAACCTCGCCTTGAACCAGCCCGAGCATCGTCGTGAACTGGCGCTGTCGTTGGCGCGGCGTTCGGTTGAGGTCAGCCCAGGCAGTCCGTTGGCGAGCATGGCGCTGGCCAAGCTGCTCTCTCGGGCAGGGCGTCATGACGAGGCCGTAGAGCAGTTTGAAAGGATCATGGACGCGACCAATCGCGACCCGAACTACCTGGTCCCCTACACCGAAGTCCTCTTTGCGGGAGGGCGCCATCCCGAAGCGCTTGCCCACGCGCGCGAGGCGGTCGAGGCGATGCCGCATCTGGCTCACCTCCATGCCTGGGAAAGCGCCTTGTTGTGGGCTGGTAGCGAGAACACGGCCGCCGTGGCTGCTCTAGAACGGGCGATCGCACTGGATCCTCACCGCAAGCGTTATCGCAAGCTGATGCGGACCTATCGCCGCGAGATACGATTGCATGCAATCATCCGCGCAAAAAGCGTGGCGAGACGTTGGATAGTCAGACTGGCGCGGGCCTTGTCGCGCACGCGGACGTCATCCGCCGCGCTGGACCAGGATGCCGATCGAGGTCGTGGCGAAGCCTGA
- the phnE gene encoding phosphonate ABC transporter, permease protein PhnE encodes MTDASLTAAAGIPKAPAKSAGAWALDILIWGGLAVLLLISIEAVDLGNLSRLITNSSNIQTFAADLLRPNFADWRLFVGKMWETIQIALWGTFLAIFLGVPMGLAAARNIAPVWVVQPVRWIMNMLRSIPDLVMGLLFVVAVGLGPLAGVLAIALNTAGVLAKLFSEAVESIDKGPVEGVRATGASKLHEIVWGVIPQVAPLWTSFALYRFESNSRSATVLGLIGAGGIGQVLFDRMNGFAFRDVSAVVIVVIVAVTLIDFLSQAMRRRLL; translated from the coding sequence TTGACCGACGCTTCGCTTACCGCCGCCGCCGGCATTCCCAAGGCGCCCGCCAAATCGGCCGGCGCCTGGGCGCTGGACATCCTGATCTGGGGCGGTCTGGCCGTCCTGCTGCTGATCAGCATCGAGGCTGTGGATCTGGGCAATCTGTCGCGCCTGATCACCAACTCGTCCAATATCCAGACCTTCGCCGCCGACCTGCTGCGCCCGAACTTCGCCGACTGGCGCCTGTTCGTCGGCAAGATGTGGGAGACGATCCAGATCGCCCTGTGGGGCACCTTCCTGGCCATCTTCCTGGGCGTGCCCATGGGCCTGGCCGCCGCGCGCAACATCGCCCCGGTCTGGGTGGTGCAGCCGGTGCGCTGGATCATGAACATGCTGCGCTCCATCCCCGATCTGGTGATGGGTCTGCTGTTCGTCGTCGCCGTGGGCCTGGGTCCGCTGGCGGGCGTCCTGGCCATCGCGCTGAACACGGCAGGCGTTCTGGCCAAGCTGTTTTCCGAAGCGGTCGAGTCGATCGACAAGGGCCCGGTCGAAGGCGTGCGCGCCACCGGCGCGTCCAAGCTGCACGAGATCGTCTGGGGCGTGATCCCCCAGGTGGCGCCTCTGTGGACCTCTTTCGCCCTCTACCGTTTCGAATCGAACAGCCGCTCGGCCACCGTCCTGGGCCTGATCGGCGCGGGCGGCATCGGCCAGGTCCTGTTCGACCGCATGAACGGTTTCGCCTTCCGCGACGTTTCGGCCGTGGTCATCGTGGTCATCGTCGCGGTGACCCTAATCGACTTCCTTTCGCAGGCGATGCGTCGACGTTTGCTCTGA
- the putA gene encoding bifunctional proline dehydrogenase/L-glutamate gamma-semialdehyde dehydrogenase PutA, which yields MTPTDLRHWDELDRNKYRDEREVVAELLAAEPLTPDGRAAVLNDAIGLVESARKSQKRQGVVESFLQEFSLGTREGLALMCLAEALLRTPDADTRDRLIAEKIGSADWASHLGQSDSLFVNASTWGLMLTGKLVDVDDEARSDLPNFLKRIAGRLGEPVIRQAVATAVKIMGEQFVVGRTIEAALKRSDRENWLCSFDMLGEGARTAADAERYEKIYADAIEAVGKTAKGEGPERGHGVSVKLSALSPRYQAVQEDRVWEELYPRILRLALIAAKYDINYTIDAEEADRLALSLKLLERLAREPALGDWQGLGLAVQAYQKRTTETVAKLAELAKSSGRRLMVRLVKGAYWDTEIKLAQVNGRTDYPVFTTKPATDLNYLVCAKALIEASPYIFSQFATHNAHTLAAVHRMAADRGVTIEFQRLHGMGEALYDGAKVEWGDVVVRAYAPVGGHEELLPYLVRRLLENGANSSFVHALLDERVPAADVAADPITSVEAQPDRHPKIPVPMNIYGDRKNSLGRDYSQASDRELHAAALERVDSEKLTAGPIIGGKLRAGVNPQDVTNPYDRSRVLGHVSEASVEDVDAAVNAAAEAQVAWDRLGGAGRAPVLRAMADALEAELDRLVALLSREAGKTLNDGVAEVREAADFCRYYALLAERDFGGRQTLKGPTGETNELVLHGRGVFAAISPWNFPLAIFTGQIAAALAAGNAVVAKPAEQTPLIAAEAVRLYYKAGLNPDLLALVPGRGETVGVALTNHPGIDGVAFTGGTDTANAINRGLAARPGAIIPFIAETGGLNGMFVDTTALKEQIIDDVILSAFGSAGQRCSALRILYAPKDSADALIEGLKGALAAQVLGDPTDAKTDIGPVIDAESRANLEAHVERLSKEAKIIARAELPAGADKGDLFAPVIAEIPTPDFLEREVFGPILHVYRYDPKDLETVAGKLAARGFGLTLGVHSRIDAFAREVMELVPAGNVYVNRSIIGAVVGVQPFGGEGLSGTGPKAGGPNSLIRYAAEKAISINIAAQGGDPALLNL from the coding sequence ATGACGCCGACCGATCTTCGCCATTGGGATGAGCTGGACCGGAACAAGTACCGGGACGAACGTGAGGTGGTGGCCGAGCTGCTGGCCGCCGAACCCCTGACGCCTGACGGTCGCGCGGCGGTCCTGAACGACGCCATTGGCCTGGTCGAAAGCGCCCGCAAGAGCCAGAAGCGCCAGGGCGTGGTCGAGAGCTTCCTGCAGGAGTTCTCCCTGGGCACCCGCGAAGGTCTGGCGCTGATGTGTCTGGCCGAGGCCCTGCTGCGCACGCCTGACGCCGACACCCGCGATCGCCTGATCGCCGAGAAGATCGGCTCGGCCGACTGGGCCTCGCACCTGGGTCAGTCGGACAGCCTGTTCGTCAACGCCTCGACCTGGGGCCTGATGCTGACCGGCAAGCTGGTCGACGTCGACGATGAAGCGCGCAGCGACCTGCCGAACTTCCTCAAGCGTATCGCCGGGCGCCTGGGCGAGCCGGTCATCCGCCAGGCCGTCGCCACCGCCGTGAAGATCATGGGCGAGCAGTTCGTCGTCGGCCGCACCATCGAGGCGGCGCTGAAGCGTTCCGACCGCGAAAACTGGCTGTGCAGCTTCGACATGCTGGGCGAGGGCGCCCGCACCGCCGCCGACGCCGAACGCTATGAAAAGATCTACGCCGACGCCATCGAGGCCGTAGGCAAGACCGCCAAGGGCGAAGGCCCCGAGCGCGGCCACGGCGTCTCGGTCAAGCTGTCGGCCCTGTCGCCGCGCTATCAGGCGGTGCAGGAGGACCGGGTGTGGGAGGAGCTCTATCCCCGCATCCTGCGCCTGGCGCTGATCGCCGCCAAATACGACATCAACTACACCATCGACGCCGAAGAGGCCGACCGTCTGGCCCTGTCGCTGAAGCTGCTGGAGCGGCTGGCGCGCGAACCGGCGCTGGGCGACTGGCAGGGCCTGGGCCTGGCCGTTCAGGCCTATCAGAAGCGCACGACCGAGACGGTGGCCAAGCTGGCCGAACTGGCCAAGTCGTCGGGCCGTCGCCTGATGGTGCGCCTGGTCAAGGGCGCCTATTGGGACACCGAAATCAAGCTGGCCCAGGTCAACGGCCGCACCGACTATCCGGTGTTCACGACCAAGCCGGCGACCGACCTGAACTATCTCGTCTGCGCCAAGGCGCTGATCGAGGCCTCGCCTTATATTTTCTCGCAGTTCGCCACCCACAACGCCCACACCCTGGCCGCCGTGCACCGCATGGCCGCCGATCGCGGCGTGACCATCGAGTTCCAGCGCCTGCACGGCATGGGCGAGGCGCTGTATGACGGCGCCAAGGTCGAGTGGGGCGATGTCGTCGTGCGCGCCTACGCCCCCGTCGGCGGCCACGAGGAACTGCTGCCCTATCTGGTGCGCCGTCTGCTGGAAAACGGCGCCAACTCCTCCTTCGTCCACGCCCTGCTGGACGAGCGCGTGCCTGCGGCCGACGTGGCCGCCGATCCCATCACCTCGGTCGAGGCCCAGCCCGATCGCCATCCGAAGATCCCTGTGCCCATGAACATCTACGGTGACCGCAAGAACTCCCTCGGCCGCGACTATTCGCAGGCTTCCGACCGCGAGCTTCATGCGGCGGCCCTGGAGCGCGTCGACAGCGAGAAGCTGACCGCCGGTCCGATCATCGGCGGAAAACTCCGGGCGGGCGTGAACCCGCAGGACGTCACCAACCCCTATGACCGCAGCCGCGTGCTGGGCCATGTCTCCGAAGCCTCGGTCGAGGACGTCGACGCCGCCGTCAACGCCGCCGCCGAGGCCCAGGTCGCCTGGGACCGTCTGGGCGGCGCGGGCCGCGCCCCGGTGCTGCGCGCCATGGCGGACGCTCTGGAAGCCGAACTGGACCGTCTGGTCGCCCTGCTGTCGCGCGAAGCGGGCAAGACGCTGAACGACGGCGTGGCCGAGGTGCGCGAAGCCGCCGACTTCTGCCGCTACTACGCCCTGCTGGCCGAGCGCGACTTCGGCGGCCGCCAGACCCTGAAGGGCCCGACCGGCGAGACCAACGAACTGGTCCTGCACGGCCGCGGCGTCTTCGCCGCCATCAGCCCGTGGAACTTCCCGCTGGCCATCTTCACCGGCCAGATCGCCGCTGCGCTCGCCGCCGGCAACGCCGTGGTGGCCAAGCCCGCCGAGCAGACGCCGCTGATCGCCGCCGAAGCCGTGCGCCTCTATTACAAGGCCGGTCTGAACCCCGACCTGCTGGCCCTGGTTCCCGGTCGCGGCGAGACCGTCGGCGTGGCCCTGACCAACCATCCGGGCATCGACGGCGTGGCCTTCACTGGCGGCACCGACACCGCCAACGCCATTAACCGCGGCCTGGCCGCGCGCCCGGGCGCCATCATCCCCTTCATCGCCGAGACGGGCGGCCTGAACGGCATGTTCGTCGACACCACGGCGCTGAAGGAACAGATCATCGACGACGTCATCCTGTCGGCCTTCGGCTCGGCGGGTCAGCGTTGCTCGGCCCTGCGCATCCTCTATGCGCCCAAGGATTCGGCCGACGCCCTGATCGAGGGCCTGAAGGGCGCGCTGGCCGCCCAGGTGCTCGGCGATCCGACCGACGCGAAGACCGACATCGGCCCGGTGATCGACGCCGAAAGCCGCGCGAACCTGGAAGCCCACGTCGAGCGTCTGTCCAAGGAAGCCAAGATCATCGCCCGCGCCGAACTGCCGGCGGGCGCCGACAAGGGCGACCTGTTCGCCCCGGTCATCGCCGAGATCCCGACCCCGGACTTCCTGGAACGCGAAGTCTTCGGCCCGATCCTGCACGTCTACCGCTACGACCCGAAGGATCTGGAGACGGTGGCCGGCAAGCTGGCGGCGCGCGGCTTCGGCCTGACGCTGGGCGTCCACAGCCGCATCGACGCCTTCGCCCGCGAGGTGATGGAGCTGGTCCCGGCGGGCAACGTCTACGTCAACCGCTCGATCATCGGCGCGGTGGTCGGCGTCCAGCCCTTCGGCGGCGAAGGCCTGTCCGGCACCGGCCCCAAGGCCGGCGGCCCCAACAGTCTGATCCGCTACGCCGCCGAGAAAGCCATCAGCATCAACATCGCCGCCCAGGGCGGGGACCCGGCGCTGCTGAATCTCTAA
- a CDS encoding substrate-binding domain-containing protein, translating to MIRTLKFTACAAALLALAACGDNEGGAPGSQKARTGIWAAGSSTVFPFSTRVAETFSRNGGGSSPRVEALGTGGGIQAFCSGIGPSTPDIANASRPMKASEFDRCVANGVTDIVELKIGYDGIVVATARTGQSFNLELNDLYEALGKDVPGADGQLIANPAKTWNEVNKALPATRIQVYGPPPTSGTRDAFLELGMAPGAKLIPAVAAIEKQDKTRFETIAHTLREDGAWVDSGENDNAIVQTLTRTPGSLGVFGFSFLEQNMDTVKAETIDGVAPSVATIADGSYPLARSLYIYVKKAHIGVTPGLEQFVQEFMSDGSAGRGGYLQDRGLVPLPADQLAAERAKAAAMTSMSRPN from the coding sequence ATGATCCGCACACTGAAGTTTACGGCCTGCGCGGCCGCCCTGCTGGCCCTGGCGGCCTGCGGCGACAACGAGGGCGGCGCCCCCGGTTCGCAGAAGGCCCGCACGGGCATCTGGGCCGCCGGCTCCTCGACCGTCTTCCCCTTCTCCACCCGCGTGGCGGAAACCTTCTCCCGCAACGGCGGCGGATCGTCGCCTCGGGTCGAGGCCCTGGGCACCGGCGGCGGCATTCAGGCTTTCTGTTCGGGGATCGGCCCGTCGACCCCGGACATCGCCAACGCTTCGCGCCCGATGAAGGCCAGCGAGTTCGACCGCTGCGTCGCCAACGGCGTCACCGACATCGTCGAGCTCAAGATCGGCTATGACGGCATCGTCGTCGCCACGGCCCGCACCGGCCAGAGCTTCAACCTCGAGCTCAACGACCTCTACGAGGCCCTGGGCAAGGACGTGCCGGGCGCCGACGGCCAGTTGATCGCCAACCCGGCCAAGACCTGGAACGAGGTCAACAAGGCCCTGCCGGCCACCCGCATCCAGGTCTATGGCCCGCCGCCGACCTCGGGCACGCGCGACGCCTTCCTGGAGCTGGGCATGGCGCCGGGCGCCAAGCTGATCCCGGCCGTCGCCGCCATCGAGAAGCAGGACAAGACCCGCTTCGAGACCATCGCCCACACCCTGCGCGAAGACGGCGCCTGGGTCGACTCGGGCGAGAACGACAACGCCATCGTCCAGACCCTGACCCGCACGCCGGGCTCGCTGGGCGTGTTCGGCTTCTCCTTCCTTGAGCAGAACATGGACACGGTGAAGGCCGAGACCATCGACGGCGTGGCCCCCTCGGTCGCCACCATCGCCGACGGCTCCTATCCGCTGGCCCGCAGCCTCTACATCTACGTCAAGAAAGCCCACATCGGCGTGACGCCGGGCCTGGAACAGTTCGTACAGGAGTTCATGTCCGACGGCTCGGCCGGTCGCGGCGGCTATCTGCAGGACCGCGGCCTGGTGCCGCTGCCCGCCGACCAGCTGGCGGCCGAACGCGCCAAGGCGGCGGCCATGACCTCGATGTCGCGCCCGAACTAA
- a CDS encoding glycosyltransferase family 4 protein, translated as MRIVLVTDAWEPQVNGVVRTLTRTVAECRAMGHEVEVIEPSQFKTIPCPTYPEIRLALGAEEEIRERLRAFEPEAVHIATEGPLGIATRRICVEWKLPFTTSYHTKFPEYVSARFPIPVQVGYAYMKWFHKPSGRLMVATPTLRDELVEHGFKNVSPWTRGVDTELFRPDLEPIYKEMGGDAWPRPFFLNVGRVAVEKNIETFLGLDLPGTKIVVGDGPARADLEEKYPDAKFLGAKFGEELARCFADADVFVFPSWTDTFGLVILEAMGTGTPVAAYPAHGPIDLIPGSGAGFIDDDLKTACLKCLELDRKDVRSYAEKFSWRASAEQFIENLQPYPEPARGRFWRRLRRVARLRRRAAA; from the coding sequence ATGCGCATTGTTCTGGTCACCGACGCTTGGGAGCCTCAGGTCAACGGCGTCGTCCGCACCCTGACCCGCACCGTGGCCGAATGCCGCGCCATGGGTCATGAGGTGGAGGTCATCGAACCCAGCCAGTTCAAGACCATTCCCTGCCCGACCTATCCGGAGATCCGGCTGGCCCTGGGCGCCGAGGAAGAGATCCGCGAACGCCTGCGCGCCTTCGAGCCCGAGGCCGTCCACATCGCCACCGAAGGTCCGCTGGGCATCGCCACGCGGCGCATCTGCGTGGAGTGGAAGCTGCCCTTCACGACCAGCTATCACACCAAATTCCCGGAATACGTCTCGGCTCGTTTCCCGATCCCGGTTCAGGTCGGCTATGCCTATATGAAGTGGTTCCACAAGCCGTCGGGGCGGCTGATGGTGGCCACCCCGACCCTGCGCGACGAACTGGTCGAGCACGGCTTCAAGAACGTCTCGCCGTGGACGCGCGGCGTGGACACCGAGCTGTTCCGCCCCGACCTTGAACCGATCTACAAGGAGATGGGCGGCGACGCGTGGCCCCGTCCCTTCTTCCTCAACGTCGGCCGCGTGGCCGTCGAGAAGAACATCGAGACCTTCCTCGGCCTGGACCTGCCGGGCACCAAGATCGTCGTTGGCGACGGCCCGGCCCGCGCCGATCTGGAAGAGAAATACCCGGACGCCAAATTCCTCGGGGCCAAGTTCGGGGAGGAGCTGGCGCGCTGCTTCGCCGACGCCGACGTCTTCGTCTTCCCCAGCTGGACCGACACCTTCGGCCTGGTGATTCTGGAGGCGATGGGCACGGGCACGCCGGTCGCCGCCTATCCGGCGCATGGCCCGATCGACCTGATCCCCGGCTCGGGCGCCGGCTTCATCGACGACGACCTGAAGACCGCCTGTCTGAAGTGCCTTGAGCTCGACCGCAAAGACGTGCGCTCCTATGCTGAGAAGTTCAGCTGGCGCGCCTCGGCCGAGCAGTTCATCGAGAACCTGCAGCCCTATCCCGAGCCCGCGCGCGGCCGCTTCTGGCGCCGCCTGCGCCGGGTGGCGCGCCTGAGGCGACGCGCGGCGGCGTAG
- a CDS encoding TonB-dependent receptor domain-containing protein has protein sequence MTIAAFAGPAAAQSAQEEAARVGDIIVTGSRIPQPNLTTTSPVTQVTGEDIDVQGVTRVEDLVNQLPQAFAAQNSTVSNGASGTASVDLRALGPDRTLVLIDGRRMGYGSPNDTAADLNQIPGQLVERVEVLTGGAAAVYGSDAIAGVVNFIMRKNFQGLQIDAQYGFNQHNNDYDGPGNLRRVIEGRASGNPSQFRLPDDNVMDGFSREVTIAMGVNAPDDRGNLTAYAGWRKNNKILGRDRDYSACSLGGEAGDDFTCGGSSTNATGRFLSLENGANLTVADGGGFRNYTGNDAYNFGPLNHFQRPDERYTLGAFGNYQVNDKIEAFTSLSFSDYSTVAQIAPSGIFFGGGTSANGGYNISCDNPLLSAAQAAGLGCAAGVETVEVLVGRRNVEGGGRQDDISSQNYRGVVGIRGDLDDAWSYDIAATYSKVQLSRIYRNEFSNIRIGRALDVAIDPATGQAACVSAIDPDGPTGPLAPVDAACVPYNLYSPDGVTQEALNYIQVAGLQRGKTEQQVLTAAMTGDLTKYGWASPWAEQGLQVAFGAEYRRDKLDAASDVAFQTGDLAGQGGPTPNVSGSVQVYDLFGEFRMPLIEGQPLAEQVSINGSYRRSTYDKFNSDAYGLGLDWAPVQDIRFRASFARTTRAPNVVELFRPEGLNLFDSDGDPCGPNPTASLTQCVATGVPAAQYGLATDAGGLLESPAGQYNFLQAGNPDLAPETADTFTIGTVFTPSFAPGLNISVDYYSIKLKDRIDIIDPLVTLERCYENDDPAACARIVRSDIGTLWTTGGYVEAFNTNIGGLETSGVDVNVNYGLELERFNLSEYGKLAFNFVGSWLEKLETDPGEGVTPYDCVGFFGNECGTPKNEWRHRARVTWQTPWSSDLSLTWRYYGGVDNLGGTDRLDGSFDAQNYLDLAGTWQVRENLRLRAGVNNILDRDPPLSYSVGTTGNNNTYPQTYDAMGRYIFVGLTADF, from the coding sequence ATGACGATCGCGGCCTTCGCGGGCCCGGCCGCCGCGCAGTCGGCCCAGGAAGAAGCGGCCCGAGTGGGCGACATCATCGTCACCGGGTCACGCATTCCTCAGCCCAACCTGACTACGACCAGCCCCGTGACCCAGGTGACCGGCGAGGACATCGACGTTCAGGGCGTCACTCGGGTCGAAGACCTGGTGAATCAGCTGCCCCAGGCCTTCGCGGCGCAGAACTCGACCGTCTCGAACGGCGCCTCGGGCACCGCCAGCGTGGACCTGCGCGCGCTCGGACCTGACCGGACGCTGGTCCTGATCGACGGGCGCCGGATGGGCTACGGCTCGCCGAACGACACGGCCGCCGACCTGAACCAGATTCCGGGCCAGTTGGTCGAGCGTGTCGAGGTCCTGACGGGCGGCGCGGCCGCCGTCTACGGTTCAGACGCCATCGCCGGCGTCGTGAACTTCATCATGCGCAAGAATTTCCAAGGTCTGCAGATCGACGCGCAGTACGGCTTTAACCAGCACAACAACGACTATGACGGCCCCGGCAACCTGCGCCGCGTCATCGAGGGCCGCGCCAGCGGCAACCCGTCGCAGTTCCGACTGCCCGACGACAATGTGATGGACGGCTTCAGCCGCGAGGTCACCATCGCCATGGGCGTCAACGCCCCGGATGATCGCGGCAACCTGACCGCCTACGCCGGTTGGCGTAAGAACAACAAGATCCTGGGCCGCGATCGCGACTATTCGGCCTGTTCGCTGGGCGGTGAAGCCGGGGACGACTTCACCTGCGGCGGCTCGTCGACCAACGCCACCGGCCGCTTCCTGTCGCTGGAAAACGGCGCGAACCTGACCGTGGCCGACGGCGGCGGCTTCCGCAACTACACGGGCAACGACGCCTACAACTTCGGGCCGCTGAACCACTTCCAGCGCCCCGATGAGCGCTACACCCTGGGGGCCTTCGGCAACTATCAGGTCAACGACAAGATCGAGGCCTTCACCAGCCTGTCGTTCAGCGACTACAGCACGGTCGCCCAGATCGCCCCGTCGGGCATCTTCTTCGGCGGCGGCACCTCGGCCAACGGCGGCTACAACATCAGCTGCGACAACCCCCTGCTCAGCGCCGCTCAGGCGGCCGGTCTCGGGTGCGCCGCCGGCGTCGAAACCGTCGAGGTTCTGGTGGGCCGACGCAACGTCGAAGGCGGCGGCCGTCAGGACGACATCAGCTCGCAGAACTATCGCGGGGTGGTGGGCATCCGCGGCGACCTGGACGACGCGTGGAGCTACGACATCGCGGCGACCTATTCGAAGGTCCAGCTGAGCCGTATCTACCGCAACGAGTTCTCCAACATCCGCATCGGCCGCGCCCTGGACGTCGCCATCGACCCCGCCACGGGTCAGGCCGCCTGCGTCTCGGCCATCGATCCGGACGGCCCGACCGGCCCGCTGGCTCCGGTCGACGCCGCCTGCGTGCCCTACAACCTCTACTCGCCAGACGGCGTGACGCAGGAAGCCCTCAACTACATCCAGGTGGCCGGCCTTCAGCGCGGCAAGACCGAGCAGCAGGTTCTGACGGCCGCCATGACCGGCGACCTGACGAAGTACGGCTGGGCCAGTCCCTGGGCCGAGCAGGGTCTGCAGGTGGCCTTCGGGGCCGAATACCGTCGTGACAAGCTCGACGCCGCTTCGGACGTGGCCTTCCAGACCGGCGACCTGGCCGGTCAGGGCGGACCCACCCCGAACGTCTCCGGCTCGGTTCAGGTCTACGACCTGTTCGGCGAGTTCCGGATGCCGCTGATCGAGGGCCAACCCCTGGCCGAGCAGGTGTCCATCAACGGCTCCTATCGTCGGTCCACCTACGACAAGTTCAACTCGGACGCCTATGGCCTGGGCCTCGACTGGGCGCCGGTGCAGGACATCCGCTTCCGCGCCAGCTTCGCCCGCACCACCCGCGCGCCGAACGTGGTCGAACTGTTCCGGCCGGAAGGCCTGAACCTGTTCGACTCCGACGGCGATCCTTGCGGCCCCAACCCGACGGCCAGCCTGACGCAGTGCGTCGCCACCGGCGTGCCTGCGGCCCAGTACGGTCTGGCGACGGACGCAGGCGGCCTACTGGAAAGCCCGGCCGGTCAGTACAACTTCCTGCAGGCCGGCAACCCCGACCTGGCGCCGGAAACCGCCGACACCTTCACCATCGGCACGGTGTTTACGCCGTCGTTCGCCCCCGGCCTGAACATCTCGGTCGACTACTACTCGATCAAGCTGAAGGACCGGATCGACATCATCGATCCGCTGGTGACCCTGGAACGCTGCTATGAGAACGACGACCCGGCCGCTTGCGCCCGCATCGTCCGCAGCGATATTGGCACCTTGTGGACCACCGGCGGCTATGTGGAGGCGTTCAACACCAACATCGGCGGGCTAGAAACCTCCGGCGTCGATGTGAACGTCAACTACGGCTTGGAGCTGGAGCGCTTCAACCTCAGCGAATACGGCAAGCTGGCCTTCAACTTCGTCGGTTCGTGGTTGGAGAAGCTGGAGACTGATCCGGGCGAAGGCGTCACCCCGTATGACTGCGTCGGCTTCTTCGGCAATGAATGCGGCACGCCCAAGAACGAATGGCGTCACCGCGCTCGCGTCACCTGGCAGACGCCGTGGAGCAGCGACCTCTCGCTGACCTGGCGCTACTACGGCGGAGTTGACAATCTGGGCGGGACCGATCGCCTGGACGGCTCGTTCGACGCCCAGAACTACCTCGACCTGGCCGGCACCTGGCAGGTTCGCGAGAACCTGCGCCTGCGCGCAGGGGTCAACAACATCCTCGATCGCGATCCGCCGCTGTCCTACAGCGTCGGCACGACGGGCAACAACAACACCTATCCGCAAACCTACGACGCGATGGGTCGCTACATCTTCGTGGGCCTGACCGCCGACTTCTAA